One window of Saccharomyces kudriavzevii IFO 1802 strain IFO1802 genome assembly, chromosome: 10 genomic DNA carries:
- the IPA1 gene encoding putative polyadenylation protein (similar to Saccharomyces cerevisiae YJR141W; ancestral locus Anc_4.376): MVQYVVEWLPRINSVSVVVEGWKCIKVKSLKRTLLSISGDEGQEEDISLPAEAEEKVGIPYKFRDRGYDLEYIMKLRSKPPKKYDYSIMSLPDGKWTKEELRLDPDFSIECLHCKQQIIGKDNCQVLNNMPSEFWVELMDYWHCHKPDVEGEKSASYSKFETLKPSENEILIGNSFFQGTAATFKNVVLGEDDNVVSCKKCTAVLGQITADSLYKLYKWRLQLEHNGVAYRFPPEYDVVLSLINIVKGNSCRYALIKSQRQTLLVWIFSVDIGVTLTGNEELKRSMKLLYTDKAMVINQYLERQNVEEVDTQETTFTAFYACLQKVNALLPSNMKKMGEWTISYTSLT; the protein is encoded by the coding sequence ATGGTACAATATGTAGTAGAGTGGTTGCCAAGGATTAATAGCGTTTCCGTAGTGGTGGAAGGCTGGAAATGCATTAAAGTGAAGAGCTTGAAGAGGACATTGCTTAGCATATCCGGCGATGAAGgtcaagaagaagacattTCACTCCCGgcagaagctgaagaaaaagtggGCATTCCTTACAAGTTCAGGGATAGGGGTTACGATTTAGAATACATAATGAAACTAAGGAGCAAacctccaaaaaaatatgactATTCTATTATGTCGCTCCCAGATGGAAAATGGACTAAAGAAGAACTCCGCTTGGACCCTGATTTCTCCATAGAATGTCTCCACTGTAAGCAACAAATTATAGGTAAAGATAACTGCCAAGTTCTCAATAACATGCCTTCCGAGTTTTGGGTCGAGTTAATGGATTATTGGCATTGTCATAAACCAGATGTTGAGGGAGAGAAATCTGCTTCTTACTCAAAGTTTGAGACGCTGAAACCatcagaaaatgaaattcttATTGGAAACTCCTTTTTCCAGGGTACTGCAGCCACATTTAAGAATGTGGTATTGGGAGAAGATGATAATGTGGTTTCGTGCAAAAAGTGCACAGCAGTTTTGGGTCAAATAACTGCTGACTCACTCTATAAACTGTATAAATGGAGGCTACAACTTGAACACAATGGAGTTGCATATAGATTTCCTCCGGAGTACGATGTTGTACTGTCTTTGATTAACATCGTTAAGGGAAACTCCTGTCGATATGCTCTCATAAAGAGTCAAAGGCAAACACTGCTAGTTTGGATATTCTCCGTTGACATTGGAGTCACATTGACGGGGAACGAAGAACTCAAGAGATCAATGAAGTTGCTTTACACTGATAAAGCTATGGTAATAAACCAATATCTCGAGCGACAAAATGTTGAGGAAGTGGATACCCAAGAAACTACGTTTACTGCATTTTACGCCTGCCTTCAGAAAGTTAACGCACTTCTTCCTTCtaatatgaaaaaaatgggagAATGGACCATCAGCTATACTTCATTAACTTAA